One window of Aliarcobacter lanthieri genomic DNA carries:
- a CDS encoding phosphoribosyltransferase family protein, which translates to MNQDKIFFKNREEAALQLLDVLPVDSMKLEEWIVIGCSYGGYEMAKIIAEALNADFDIMFSQKIFAPNNEDCEIAVVTELEEVLIHEELVKAFDINLDAIYSQSKEIYDNNIKILANRFRKGEKFQNLLGKNVLIIDEDINVGLVMMACIKTIINQKVKSLSVATPILSTASIATVDRITDDLYYIKKLDHYIESNYYYDNLEELTFEDIERIKNEGKK; encoded by the coding sequence ATGAATCAAGATAAGATTTTCTTTAAAAATAGAGAAGAAGCTGCATTACAACTACTTGATGTTTTACCAGTTGATAGTATGAAATTAGAAGAATGGATAGTTATAGGTTGTTCTTATGGTGGTTATGAAATGGCTAAAATTATAGCAGAAGCTTTAAATGCAGATTTTGATATTATGTTCAGTCAAAAAATATTTGCACCAAACAATGAAGATTGTGAAATAGCAGTAGTTACTGAACTTGAAGAAGTATTAATCCATGAAGAATTAGTAAAAGCTTTTGATATAAATTTAGATGCAATTTATTCACAGTCAAAAGAAATATATGATAATAATATTAAAATATTAGCAAATAGATTTAGAAAGGGTGAGAAATTCCAAAACTTACTTGGAAAAAATGTTTTAATTATTGATGAAGATATTAATGTTGGCCTAGTAATGATGGCTTGTATAAAAACAATTATTAATCAAAAGGTAAAATCTTTAAGTGTTGCAACTCCAATTTTATCAACAGCTAGCATAGCTACAGTTGATAGGATTACTGATGATTTATACTATATAAAAAAACTTGATCACTATATAGAATCTAATTACTATTATGATAATTTAGAAGAATTAACTTTTGAAGATATTGAAAGAATTAAAAATGAAGGAAAAAAATGA
- a CDS encoding SulP family inorganic anion transporter, whose protein sequence is MNKVRIKNDILAGITVAVVALPLALAFGVVSGAGASAGLWGAIILGFFAALLGGVPVQVSGPTGPMTVVFAAVVLSFPNDFSSVMMVVLCAGIIQIIFGIVDLGKWVKYIPYPIISGFMCGIGVIIIILQINPFLGAESSSSIIYILTNFLDTLNNINYQAFSIGIMTIAIVFFTPKKISKIVPAPLIALFLVTTISILFNFEVLTIGEIPQSFPDFNLPFTFDIYRLNEILTFAITLAVLGSIDTQLTSVLVDSRMRIKHNSKKELIGQGVGNTLCSLFGAIPGSSATMRTVVNMNNGGTTNLSGMVHAITLLLIVLILAPLASKIPLALLAGILFKVGLDILDYRFLKVITKVSKQDLIIMFTVFFLTVFVDLIMAVGVGITISSVLAVYQMSRSTQMKTRSSKVSIEDHNKHFDINIVKVKGSLFFGTAYSLDNTLDRLKDHSIVILDCKNIHILDISAIFKLEEIIQKFKEKDIELILILKYRHKKRVINIDKSNLFKSTKIYSSLDDAINYIKKIN, encoded by the coding sequence TTGAATAAAGTTAGAATTAAGAATGATATTTTAGCTGGAATAACTGTTGCTGTTGTTGCACTACCATTAGCTTTAGCTTTTGGTGTTGTAAGTGGGGCAGGAGCAAGTGCTGGTCTTTGGGGTGCTATTATATTAGGTTTTTTTGCTGCTCTTTTAGGAGGTGTACCTGTTCAAGTATCAGGTCCAACTGGTCCAATGACAGTAGTATTTGCAGCTGTTGTTCTATCATTTCCAAATGATTTTTCTTCTGTTATGATGGTTGTACTTTGTGCTGGTATTATACAAATAATTTTTGGTATAGTTGATTTAGGTAAATGGGTAAAATACATTCCATATCCTATTATATCTGGATTTATGTGTGGAATTGGTGTTATTATAATAATATTACAGATAAATCCATTTTTAGGTGCAGAATCTAGTAGCTCAATAATATATATTTTAACTAATTTTTTAGATACTTTAAATAATATAAATTATCAAGCTTTTAGCATAGGCATTATGACTATTGCAATAGTTTTTTTTACTCCTAAAAAAATATCTAAAATAGTACCAGCTCCACTAATAGCATTATTTCTAGTAACAACAATATCTATTTTATTTAACTTTGAAGTTTTAACTATTGGGGAAATTCCACAAAGTTTTCCAGATTTTAATTTACCTTTTACATTTGATATTTATAGATTAAATGAAATATTAACTTTTGCTATAACTTTAGCTGTTTTAGGTTCTATTGATACACAATTAACTTCAGTTTTAGTAGATTCAAGAATGAGAATAAAACATAACTCTAAAAAGGAGTTAATTGGACAAGGAGTTGGAAATACTCTTTGTTCTTTATTCGGTGCAATTCCAGGTAGTAGTGCTACTATGAGAACAGTTGTAAATATGAATAATGGTGGAACAACAAATCTATCTGGAATGGTACATGCAATTACACTTTTATTAATAGTACTAATATTAGCACCTCTTGCTTCTAAAATACCATTAGCGTTACTTGCTGGAATTTTGTTTAAAGTTGGACTTGATATTCTTGATTATAGGTTTTTAAAAGTTATTACTAAAGTATCAAAACAAGATTTAATTATAATGTTTACTGTATTTTTCTTAACAGTTTTTGTAGATTTAATAATGGCTGTTGGAGTAGGAATTACTATATCATCTGTATTAGCAGTTTATCAAATGTCAAGAAGTACACAAATGAAAACCAGATCTTCAAAAGTATCTATTGAAGATCATAATAAACACTTTGATATAAATATAGTAAAAGTAAAAGGTTCTTTATTTTTTGGTACAGCTTATAGTTTAGATAATACATTAGATAGATTAAAAGATCATTCCATAGTTATTCTTGATTGTAAAAATATTCATATTCTTGACATATCTGCTATTTTTAAACTTGAAGAAATTATTCAAAAATTTAAAGAAAAAGATATTGAACTTATTTTAATTTTAAAATACAGACATAAAAAAAGAGTTATAAATATTGATAAATCTAATTTATTTAAATCAACTAAAATATATAGTAGTCTTGATGATGCAATAAATTATATAAAAAAGATAAATTAA
- the purD gene encoding phosphoribosylamine--glycine ligase, translating into MNILILGSGAREYSIGLALHKEKSHKLFFMPGNGATSSLGTNININDYDKLAVFAKDNNINLTIVGPEAPLVDGVVDIFRKNNLVIFGPTKEAAKLEGSKAYMKNILKKYNIPTAAFIETSSKNEANSFIDSMNSTPIVVKADGLCAGKGVIIAQSKDEAKKAVSDMLDGTSFGEAGETVIVEEFLDGYELSVFAICDGENYKVLPAAQDHKRVGDGDTGPNTGGMGAYAPTPLVNNDIYKKIEERVIKPTLKGMQQENAPYEGVLFIGVMVVNGEPIVLEYNVRFGDPECEILMPLLESKASELFYYGATKQLDKLDIKIKNEFCVGVVMASANYPYSSSAPAIITIDNIIDEELLNNSHISFAGVEEKDGKLLATGGRVLVCVGTGKSIKEARDRAYMLSSEVHFDGKKFRSDIAYQALKN; encoded by the coding sequence GTGAATATATTAATACTTGGAAGTGGAGCAAGAGAATACTCAATAGGTTTAGCTTTACATAAAGAGAAATCTCATAAACTATTTTTTATGCCTGGAAATGGTGCAACTTCAAGCTTAGGAACAAATATTAATATAAATGATTATGATAAATTAGCAGTTTTTGCTAAGGATAATAATATTAATCTAACTATAGTAGGGCCAGAAGCTCCTTTAGTAGATGGTGTTGTTGATATATTTAGAAAAAATAATCTTGTAATTTTCGGACCTACTAAAGAGGCTGCAAAATTAGAAGGTTCTAAAGCTTATATGAAAAATATTTTAAAAAAATATAATATACCAACAGCAGCATTTATAGAAACATCAAGTAAAAATGAAGCTAATAGTTTTATAGACAGTATGAACTCAACTCCTATTGTTGTAAAAGCTGATGGACTTTGTGCAGGAAAAGGTGTAATTATTGCTCAAAGTAAAGATGAGGCAAAAAAAGCAGTAAGTGATATGTTAGATGGAACTTCTTTTGGAGAAGCTGGAGAAACTGTTATAGTTGAAGAATTTTTAGATGGTTATGAATTATCAGTTTTTGCAATTTGTGATGGAGAAAATTACAAAGTTTTACCAGCAGCTCAAGATCATAAAAGAGTAGGAGATGGAGATACTGGACCAAATACTGGAGGAATGGGTGCTTATGCTCCAACTCCTTTAGTAAATAATGATATTTATAAAAAAATCGAAGAGAGAGTAATCAAGCCGACTTTAAAAGGTATGCAACAAGAAAATGCTCCTTATGAAGGTGTTTTATTTATAGGAGTTATGGTTGTAAATGGTGAACCAATAGTTTTAGAATATAATGTGAGATTTGGAGATCCTGAATGTGAAATATTAATGCCACTTTTAGAATCAAAAGCTTCTGAATTATTTTATTATGGAGCAACAAAACAACTTGATAAACTAGATATCAAAATAAAAAATGAGTTCTGTGTTGGCGTTGTAATGGCCAGTGCAAACTATCCATATAGTTCATCTGCACCAGCTATTATTACTATTGACAATATTATAGATGAAGAATTATTGAATAATTCTCATATATCTTTTGCTGGAGTTGAAGAAAAAGATGGAAAACTTTTAGCAACAGGAGGAAGAGTTTTAGTTTGTGTTGGAACTGGAAAATCAATAAAAGAAGCTCGAGATAGAGCATATATGTTATCTTCAGAAGTTCATTTTGATGGTAAAAAATTTAGATCTGATATAGCATATCAAGCTTTAAAGAATTAA
- a CDS encoding LPS-assembly protein LptD — translation MRKIVASLVIASVFFEVSLSAQELNNEKLKLVAKNVDSKDNIITAIGNVVAYSPTYYLSADKLVYNKEKEIIELFDNVLIIKENRVQTQSNYAYMDLNNEIINQDPVFLFDTPSNIWTNAKEANKNKEIINMDGSIISSCDCVDPIWSIRTSSADYDTENMWINAYNPRLYVKNIPIFYLPYFGFPTDTTRRTGLLLPTLGYSSNEGFLYSQPIFIAPADNYDIELIPQIRALRGYGSYANFRYADSPNSMLKIKTGYFKEKKNYREKENLENSEHFGLDLDYERRKIFASTRNHEDGIFTSIRLLNDIEYVTLRDGDTDLLGTDKKVESKFNYFYNTPNYYAGAYAKYYKDASQKSNSETLQEIPQLHFHSYNKELFLENFLYSLDSKYYNFTREKGLNAEIYELSVPLSYSKNILDDYLYIGVENKTTLNQYNYSNSINNLDYKDGTLIQNITSFKIGSDLIKPYKDYIHTINLDASYDIPKNLKKDGDLYGITIDKDQSLKYNELSAFPTIQDNKTINLTLNQSIYDRDSLQQFINHRMKQSIIYDSLDDPKFQDYENFVKVNHDFGSISGKVIYNMDDNEIVETSIDNSFNYEKFTLSAGYYKTKKTNNEFNNRDNLESYRVSTSYKISKDYSIGYYENYNLEEKLRNKQGITLNIDDSCWNLDLKLEKEITPRSSYKSGGTKYDSHEQTIVYAVLTLKPVGGIRQKYKVADNESR, via the coding sequence ATGCGTAAAATAGTAGCTTCTCTAGTTATAGCTTCAGTTTTTTTTGAAGTAAGTTTAAGTGCACAAGAACTAAATAATGAAAAATTAAAGTTAGTTGCAAAAAATGTTGATTCAAAAGACAATATAATTACTGCTATTGGAAATGTTGTAGCATATTCTCCAACTTATTATTTAAGTGCAGATAAGCTTGTTTATAATAAAGAAAAAGAGATTATAGAACTTTTTGATAATGTTTTAATTATAAAAGAAAATAGAGTACAAACACAAAGTAATTACGCATATATGGACTTGAATAATGAAATTATAAATCAAGATCCAGTATTTTTATTTGATACACCTTCAAATATTTGGACAAATGCAAAAGAAGCTAATAAAAATAAAGAAATAATCAATATGGATGGTTCTATTATATCATCTTGTGATTGTGTTGATCCAATTTGGAGTATTAGAACTTCAAGTGCAGATTATGATACAGAAAACATGTGGATAAATGCTTATAATCCTAGACTTTATGTTAAAAATATTCCTATTTTTTATCTTCCATATTTTGGATTTCCTACAGATACGACTAGAAGAACAGGTCTATTACTCCCAACTTTAGGTTATTCAAGCAATGAAGGTTTTTTGTATTCTCAACCTATATTTATAGCACCAGCTGATAATTATGATATAGAATTAATTCCTCAAATTAGAGCATTAAGAGGATATGGAAGTTATGCAAATTTTAGATATGCAGACTCACCTAATTCTATGCTTAAAATTAAAACAGGTTATTTTAAAGAAAAAAAGAATTATAGAGAAAAAGAAAATCTTGAAAATAGTGAGCATTTTGGTTTAGATTTAGATTATGAAAGAAGAAAGATTTTTGCAAGTACAAGAAACCATGAAGATGGAATTTTTACATCAATTAGACTTTTAAATGATATTGAATATGTAACATTAAGAGATGGAGATACTGATTTACTAGGTACAGACAAAAAAGTTGAATCAAAATTTAATTATTTCTATAATACTCCAAATTATTACGCTGGTGCTTATGCTAAATATTATAAAGATGCTTCTCAAAAATCAAATAGTGAAACTCTACAAGAAATACCACAACTTCATTTTCACTCTTATAATAAAGAGCTATTTTTAGAAAACTTTTTATATTCACTTGATTCTAAATATTATAATTTTACACGAGAAAAAGGTCTAAATGCAGAAATTTATGAACTTAGTGTTCCTCTGAGCTATAGTAAAAATATTTTAGATGACTATTTATATATTGGTGTTGAAAATAAAACAACATTAAATCAATATAATTATTCTAATTCTATAAATAATTTAGATTATAAAGATGGTACTTTAATACAAAATATAACTTCTTTTAAAATTGGAAGTGATTTAATAAAACCATATAAAGACTATATTCATACTATTAATTTAGATGCAAGTTATGATATTCCAAAAAATTTAAAAAAAGATGGGGATTTATATGGTATTACTATAGATAAGGATCAATCTTTAAAATATAATGAATTATCAGCATTTCCAACAATTCAAGATAATAAAACTATAAATTTGACTTTAAACCAATCAATTTATGATAGAGATAGTTTACAACAGTTTATTAATCACAGAATGAAACAATCAATAATTTACGATAGTTTAGATGATCCTAAATTTCAAGATTATGAAAATTTTGTAAAAGTTAATCATGACTTTGGATCTATTTCTGGAAAAGTTATTTATAATATGGATGATAATGAAATTGTTGAAACAAGTATAGACAATAGTTTTAATTATGAAAAATTTACTTTAAGTGCTGGATATTATAAAACAAAAAAAACTAACAATGAATTTAATAATAGAGATAATCTAGAATCTTATAGAGTAAGTACTTCATATAAAATATCAAAAGATTATTCTATTGGTTACTATGAAAACTATAACTTAGAAGAAAAATTAAGAAATAAACAAGGAATAACTCTAAATATAGATGATAGTTGTTGGAATTTAGACTTAAAATTAGAAAAAGAGATTACTCCTAGAAGTAGTTATAAAAGTGGTGGAACAAAATATGATAGCCATGAACAAACTATAGTTTATGCAGTTTTAACGTTAAAACCAGTAGGTGGAATAAGACAAAAATATAAAGTTGCAGATAATGAATCAAGATAA
- a CDS encoding uroporphyrinogen-III synthase, which yields MKKIYLLNDQKFENIENLEVFEIEYLKFDIDIKQYNALVFTSKNAILSLNKNTQDWIDIPSYVIAQKTADIAKKFNANISFIGNSGHGNDFAYELIPYLKNKKVLYIKALKTVSNLPNILRENSINIDEIVAYKTTCNKKEPIILEENSTIIFTSPSSVECFFKKYSWHSSFKAIVIGKTTALYLPKNIDYQISVSTSVEECVKLALKS from the coding sequence ATGAAAAAAATATATTTATTAAATGATCAGAAATTTGAAAATATTGAGAATTTAGAAGTTTTTGAAATAGAATATCTCAAATTCGATATAGATATAAAACAATATAATGCTTTAGTTTTTACTTCAAAAAATGCAATTTTATCATTAAATAAAAATACTCAAGATTGGATAGATATTCCTTCTTATGTAATTGCACAAAAAACAGCAGATATTGCTAAAAAGTTTAATGCAAATATTTCCTTTATCGGAAATAGTGGTCATGGAAATGATTTTGCTTATGAGTTAATACCTTATTTAAAGAATAAAAAAGTTTTATATATAAAAGCTTTAAAAACAGTATCTAATTTACCAAATATTTTAAGAGAAAATAGTATAAATATAGATGAAATTGTAGCATATAAAACAACTTGCAATAAAAAAGAACCTATTATTTTAGAAGAAAATTCAACAATTATTTTTACATCTCCTTCAAGTGTAGAATGTTTTTTTAAAAAATATAGTTGGCATAGTAGTTTTAAAGCTATTGTTATTGGTAAAACAACAGCTTTATATCTTCCAAAGAATATAGATTATCAAATAAGTGTATCAACAAGTGTTGAAGAGTGTGTAAAGCTAGCACTAAAAAGTTAA
- the der gene encoding ribosome biogenesis GTPase Der, with product MNKLKKIALIGQPNVGKSSLFNRLSNKRIAIVSDIAGTTRDVRKNEIEILDRSALLLDTGGIDETNDAIFSNVKRKAITTAKDADIVLFLVDGKNIPDDKDKELFYELQRLGKELALVVNKIDNDKELERLWEFFEFGIDEQNLFGISVSHNRGTKSLIEWIYNHLPENPETIARLEEEQRRKELEDEFGYIDDEDDFSTEILEEIEDEKIIDDSLVNVAIIGRVNVGKSSILNALLGEERSVVSDVAGTTIDPVDETYEYKDKKITFVDTAGLRRRGSIEGIEKFALMRTKEMLERANVALVVLDASRELTDLDEKIAGLVDEYGLGTIIVLNKWDENMDTFQKIEEEIRRRFRFLSYAPIIAVSAKTGRSIERLKDKIVEIFENYTQRIPTSQLNKVIEEAVIRHSLPSPNGAYLRIYYATQFSSRPPRVALVMNKPQLLHYSYKRYLVNFLRDQFNFEGTPIHIIARGKNDRIGDEEYLER from the coding sequence ATGAATAAACTAAAAAAAATAGCATTAATTGGGCAACCAAATGTTGGGAAATCATCACTTTTTAATAGACTTTCGAATAAAAGGATTGCTATTGTTTCAGATATTGCAGGAACAACAAGAGATGTTAGAAAAAATGAAATAGAAATTCTTGATAGAAGTGCATTATTACTTGATACAGGTGGTATTGATGAAACAAATGATGCAATATTTTCAAATGTTAAAAGAAAAGCAATAACAACTGCAAAAGATGCTGATATTGTACTATTTTTAGTAGATGGTAAAAATATACCTGATGACAAAGATAAAGAATTATTTTATGAACTTCAAAGATTAGGAAAAGAGTTAGCTTTGGTTGTAAATAAAATAGATAATGATAAAGAGTTAGAAAGATTATGGGAATTTTTTGAATTTGGGATAGATGAACAAAATCTTTTTGGAATATCTGTTTCTCATAACCGTGGTACAAAATCATTAATAGAATGGATATATAATCATTTACCAGAAAATCCAGAAACAATAGCAAGACTTGAAGAAGAACAAAGAAGAAAAGAACTTGAAGATGAATTTGGATATATAGATGATGAAGATGATTTTTCAACAGAAATTTTAGAAGAAATAGAAGATGAAAAAATAATAGATGATAGTTTAGTAAATGTTGCTATTATAGGTCGTGTAAATGTTGGAAAGTCATCTATTCTAAATGCTTTATTAGGAGAAGAAAGATCTGTTGTTTCTGATGTTGCAGGAACAACAATAGACCCAGTTGATGAAACTTATGAATATAAAGATAAAAAAATTACATTTGTTGATACAGCAGGTTTAAGAAGAAGAGGAAGTATTGAAGGAATAGAAAAATTTGCTTTAATGAGAACTAAAGAGATGCTTGAACGTGCAAACGTTGCTTTAGTTGTGCTTGATGCATCAAGAGAACTCACAGATTTAGATGAAAAAATAGCAGGGCTTGTAGATGAATATGGATTAGGAACTATAATAGTACTAAACAAATGGGATGAAAATATGGATACCTTCCAAAAAATAGAAGAAGAGATAAGAAGAAGATTTAGATTCTTGTCTTATGCACCAATTATTGCAGTTTCAGCAAAGACAGGAAGAAGTATAGAAAGATTAAAAGATAAAATAGTAGAAATTTTTGAAAACTATACTCAAAGAATCCCAACTTCACAACTAAATAAAGTTATAGAAGAAGCTGTTATAAGACACTCTCTTCCAAGTCCAAATGGAGCATATTTAAGAATATATTATGCTACACAGTTTAGTTCACGCCCTCCAAGGGTTGCACTTGTTATGAATAAACCACAACTTTTACACTACTCATATAAAAGATATTTAGTAAACTTTTTAAGAGACCAATTTAATTTTGAAGGAACACCAATTCATATAATTGCTAGAGGCAAAAATGATAGAATAGGTGATGAAGAGTATTTAGAAAGGTAA
- a CDS encoding RDD family protein codes for MQENNQNLQLASMRSRAFAFVIDDLIVSFLIMFVYWDSIISIMDDNEAMLSFMQNILVPLMILKVIYHTFFVWYYGATIGKRVTKIRVIDANQWGRVTIFQSFLRAVGRVLSELFYYIGFIIGFFNNGRRTFHDFTGNTLVVNA; via the coding sequence ATGCAAGAAAACAATCAAAATCTTCAACTAGCTTCAATGCGTTCAAGAGCATTTGCTTTTGTAATAGATGATCTCATTGTAAGTTTTTTAATAATGTTTGTTTATTGGGATAGTATTATTTCTATAATGGATGATAATGAAGCTATGTTAAGCTTTATGCAAAATATTTTAGTTCCATTAATGATATTAAAAGTTATATATCATACATTTTTTGTTTGGTATTATGGAGCTACTATTGGAAAAAGAGTCACAAAGATAAGAGTTATAGATGCTAATCAATGGGGAAGAGTTACAATTTTCCAATCATTCTTAAGAGCTGTGGGAAGAGTTTTATCTGAACTATTTTATTATATAGGTTTTATAATAGGATTTTTTAATAATGGAAGAAGAACTTTTCATGATTTCACAGGTAATACGTTGGTAGTAAATGCGTAA
- the hpf gene encoding ribosome hibernation-promoting factor, HPF/YfiA family has translation MNTSIVGRHIKLTDAIKDYVNSSIQTFEKYNLDIISVTSTISADDKQGKKSFTFEFTLNIANIDTVVVSQKDKDLYAAIDIAVDRVSKVLRRHHDKIAAHKATKLSEIVINEAEDKIAKELEKFEDEIIPVRLTSYKPIDIEEALVDLKNSTAKFKVFYDKDDNMRVLYKTSVEGKFGLY, from the coding sequence ATGAATACAAGTATTGTAGGACGACACATTAAATTAACAGATGCAATTAAGGATTATGTAAATAGTTCTATCCAAACGTTTGAAAAATATAATTTAGATATTATTTCTGTTACTTCTACTATCTCTGCAGATGATAAACAAGGTAAAAAATCGTTTACATTTGAGTTCACTTTAAATATTGCAAATATTGATACAGTTGTTGTAAGTCAAAAAGATAAAGATTTATATGCTGCTATTGATATTGCAGTTGATAGAGTTTCTAAAGTTTTAAGAAGACATCATGATAAAATAGCAGCTCATAAAGCTACTAAACTGAGTGAAATTGTAATAAATGAAGCTGAAGATAAAATTGCAAAAGAACTTGAAAAATTTGAAGATGAGATAATACCAGTAAGACTTACTTCTTATAAACCAATAGATATTGAAGAAGCACTTGTTGATCTTAAAAATTCAACTGCAAAATTCAAAGTTTTCTATGATAAAGATGACAATATGAGAGTATTGTATAAAACTTCAGTTGAAGGCAAATTTGGGCTATACTAA
- a CDS encoding DNA translocase FtsK yields the protein MNFKEKLDKKDLILNIVVIFLLFLILLIFQALVIENPYDRGEVGNILVDTLAPIIGRIGLYLFVLFGFVISVLILFETSDYDIEDLKKLKNKIKLRNSIKVNKQSQTNQVKVSRKPISKEQIIQEQKRLEFIQSQQNNQSINNIIEEDILEASIIEKSSTENEDLVEQIEEKEQISSSIIVEELEENKKLLETLELGKTEKPKNFQLPPTSFFQNPPKENRSKVNEALIDQKIADLLDKLAMFKIDGDVVRTYTGPVVTTFEFKPAPNVKVSKILSLQDDLAMALKAQTIRIQAPIPGKDVVGIEVPNEDTQTIYLKEMLESEIFQNSKSPLTMILGKDIVGKPFVTDLKKLPHLLIAGTTGSGKSVGINSMILSLLYKNSPDNLRLVMIDPKMLEFSMYNDIPHLLTPVITKAVDAINALANMVGEMERRYTLMSKTKTKNIENYNDKAQKEGYETMPYIVVVIDELADLMMTSGKDVEYSIARLAQMARASGIHLIVATQRPSVDVVTGLIKANLPSRLSYKVGQKIDSKIILDSMGAESLLGRGDMLFTPPGTPGLVRIHAPWSTETEIEQVVEFLKAQREVEYDMNFIKDKSISNLSNSSNSNGNGDLSNLDELYQDAKDVVLADRKTSISYIQRRLRIGYNRAATIVEQLENTGVLSQADTKGNREILV from the coding sequence ATAAATTTTAAAGAAAAATTAGATAAAAAAGATTTAATTCTAAATATTGTAGTTATATTTTTACTATTCCTTATTTTACTTATTTTTCAAGCTTTAGTTATTGAGAATCCTTATGATAGAGGTGAAGTAGGAAATATTTTAGTAGATACTTTGGCACCAATTATAGGAAGAATTGGACTTTATTTATTTGTTCTTTTTGGATTTGTAATCTCAGTATTAATACTTTTTGAAACATCAGATTATGATATTGAAGATTTAAAAAAATTAAAAAATAAAATAAAACTAAGAAATAGTATTAAAGTAAATAAACAATCACAAACAAATCAAGTAAAAGTATCTAGAAAACCTATATCAAAAGAACAAATTATTCAAGAACAAAAAAGATTAGAATTTATTCAATCTCAACAAAATAATCAATCTATTAATAATATTATAGAAGAGGATATTTTAGAGGCTTCTATTATAGAAAAATCATCTACTGAAAATGAAGATTTAGTTGAACAAATAGAAGAAAAAGAACAAATTAGTTCAAGTATTATTGTTGAAGAGTTAGAAGAAAATAAAAAGCTTTTAGAAACTTTGGAATTAGGGAAAACTGAAAAACCAAAAAATTTCCAACTACCTCCAACTTCATTTTTTCAAAATCCTCCAAAAGAGAATAGATCAAAAGTAAATGAAGCTTTAATTGATCAGAAAATAGCAGATTTACTTGATAAACTTGCTATGTTTAAAATTGATGGTGATGTAGTAAGAACTTATACTGGACCTGTTGTAACAACTTTTGAGTTTAAACCAGCACCAAATGTAAAAGTTTCAAAAATTTTAAGTCTTCAAGATGACTTAGCAATGGCATTAAAAGCTCAAACTATAAGAATACAAGCTCCAATTCCAGGGAAAGATGTAGTTGGAATAGAAGTACCAAATGAAGATACACAAACAATTTATTTAAAAGAGATGTTAGAAAGTGAGATTTTCCAAAACTCAAAATCTCCACTAACTATGATTTTAGGAAAAGATATTGTTGGAAAACCTTTTGTAACTGATTTGAAGAAATTACCACATTTATTAATAGCTGGAACAACAGGAAGTGGAAAATCAGTTGGAATTAATTCTATGATTCTCTCTTTATTATATAAAAATTCACCAGATAACTTAAGACTTGTTATGATTGATCCTAAAATGCTTGAGTTTTCTATGTATAACGATATTCCTCATCTTTTAACACCAGTTATTACAAAAGCAGTGGATGCTATAAATGCTTTAGCAAATATGGTAGGTGAGATGGAAAGAAGATATACTTTAATGTCAAAAACAAAGACAAAAAACATTGAAAACTACAATGACAAAGCACAAAAAGAAGGCTATGAAACTATGCCTTATATTGTTGTTGTTATTGATGAATTAGCTGATTTGATGATGACAAGTGGAAAAGATGTAGAGTATTCTATTGCTAGACTTGCTCAAATGGCAAGAGCAAGTGGAATTCACTTAATAGTTGCGACACAAAGACCATCAGTAGATGTTGTAACAGGACTCATAAAAGCAAATCTACCAAGTAGATTATCTTATAAAGTAGGTCAAAAAATAGATTCTAAAATTATTTTAGACTCAATGGGAGCAGAATCCCTTTTAGGAAGAGGGGATATGTTATTTACACCTCCAGGAACTCCTGGATTGGTAAGAATTCATGCTCCTTGGAGTACAGAAACTGAGATAGAACAAGTCGTAGAATTTTTAAAAGCACAAAGAGAAGTTGAATATGATATGAATTTTATAAAAGATAAATCTATTTCTAATTTATCAAATTCTTCAAATAGTAATGGGAATGGTGATTTATCAAATTTAGATGAACTTTATCAAGATGCAAAAGATGTAGTATTAGCAGATAGAAAGACATCAATCTCTTATATACAAAGAAGACTTAGAATTGGTTATAATAGAGCTGCAACAATAGTAGAACAACTTGAAAATACTGGTGTTTTATCACAAGCTGATACAAAAGGAAATAGAGAAATTTTAGTATAA